The sequence CACCGTCACTCTGTCCATGCCCGTCTTTCGGCTGATTTGACGGATGCTTAATCCTTCTCGGGCAAATTCCTTAACTTTGTTGTACATGGTTAGCTTTTTTAACTGTGTCCTCATAGCTCTGGGGTTTGATTTGGTTGGCACCTTCAAACTACGAGCTATGGGTGTTTTTTACGCTAACCCTGGGTGATTCTTATTTTCCGTTTTTGGCTTATTCTTGTTTTCCGATCACAGCTTTTCCGGATCTGCAAGTGGATCGGCCGGCTTCGGGCCGCGCTTGGCCTCAAAGAGACCGGCCGCATGCTCTTGAACCTCACGCTTCCATTGCCCAACCAGATTCGGGTGGATACCAAATTCCCGACCGATCTCGTTCAGGGTTTTCTCGCCCCTGATTGCCTCAAGCGCCACTTTGGCCTTGAATTGTGCCGTAAAACTT comes from Chlorobium limicola DSM 245 and encodes:
- a CDS encoding IS3 family transposase, which translates into the protein MSEKQRKSFTAQFKAKVALEAIRGEKTLNEIGREFGIHPNLVGQWKREVQEHAAGLFEAKRGPKPADPLADPEKL